A region of Vanessa tameamea isolate UH-Manoa-2023 chromosome 21, ilVanTame1 primary haplotype, whole genome shotgun sequence DNA encodes the following proteins:
- the LOC113404603 gene encoding peptidoglycan-recognition protein LB-like has product MISGKMTLAAILIFLSASVTVYSLPHPRITDQSLYNFPFISREEWGANLAQGATTDLNTPVPYVVIHHSYQPGACNSTDECSRAMRSMQNYHQFGNGWSDIGYNFAVGSDGQAYEGRGWGLVGAHAVGVNTLSIGIVQIGDWIATVPPEQQLQTTKQLIAAGIEMGIISPNYKLIGHRQVKNTECPGEALFAEISTWDHFDSEF; this is encoded by the exons atgatttcagGCAAGATGACTCTAGCAGCAATTTTAATATTCCTAAGTGCGTCTGTCACAGTATACAGTCTACCTCATCCACGTATTACGGACCAATCCT TATACAATTTTCCGTTTATATCTCGAGAAGAATGGGGCGCAAATCTAGCACAAGGCGCTACAACGGATCTTAACACACCGGTGCCATACGTAGTTATACATCACTCGTATCAGCCCGGAGCTTGCAACAGCACCGACGAGTGCTCTCGTGCAATGAGATCTATGCAGAACTATCACCAATTCGGTAACGGCTGGTCGGACATCGGTTACAA CTTTGCGGTTGGCAGCGATGGACAGGCGTATGAAGGACGAGGATGGGGTCTAGTTGGCGCGCACGCGGTCGGCGTTAATACTCTTAGCATTGGAATTGTACAGATCGGTGACTGGATTG CAACCGTCCCGCCTGAACAACAACTCCAAACAACAAAACAGCTGATCGCAGCTGGCATAGAAATGGGCATCATCAGTCCTAACTATAAGTTGATCGGCCACCGACAAGTTAAAAATACTGAATGTCCTGGCGAGGCGCTGTTTGCAGAGATCTCGACTTGGGATCATTTTGATTCTGAATTTTAG
- the LOC113404594 gene encoding peptidoglycan-recognition protein LB-like, with protein sequence MSAFIIYQVLVLLIFNMYAVNSHPKRIGEESYVLYSRDDWGAKPPTDVEPLKTPVPYVVIHHTYIPEACNTTEQCMATMRSMQNYHNSLDWGDIGYNFCVGSEGGAYEGRGWHTIGIHAGPANSFSIGICLIGDWRVEQPPEEMLKTTKALIKTGVVNGVISPDYKLKGHSQIMSTECPGTALQNIISKWDHFSEGTKFNKPQI encoded by the exons ATGTcagcttttataatttatcaagttttagtgttattaatatttaatatgtatgctGTTAATAGCCATCCCAAGCGTatag GTGAAGAATCATACGTTTTATACTCGAGAGATGACTGGGGTGCCAAACCGCCTACCGACGTAGAACCATTAAAAACACCAGTGCCTTATGTAGTCATACACCACACGTACATACCGGAGGCATGTAACACAACAGAACAGTGCATGGCTACTATGCGATCTATGCAAAACTATCATAATTCATTAGATTGGGGTGATATTGGATATAA TTTTTGCGTGGGTAGCGAAGGCGGAGCTTATGAAGGAAGAGGCTGGCACACGATAGGCATACACGCTGGGCCTGCAAATAGCTTTAGCATTGGAATCTGCCTCATTGGAGATTGGAGAG TCGAACAACCACCAGAAGAAATGTTAAAGACGACAAAAGCTTTAATAAAAACTGGTGTAGTTAACGGAGTAATTAGCCCCGATTACAAGTTAAAGGGGCACAGTCAAATCATGTCTACTGAATGCCCTGGAACAGCGCTGCAAAATATCATATCAAAGTGGGATCACTTCTCAGAAGGAACTAAGTTCAATAAaccacaaatttaa
- the LOC113404636 gene encoding peptidoglycan-recognition protein LB-like — protein MLFLLALMLSSQGLAAVVGAPTMFTKNLIGNEVQIYDFPFTTRAQWQARPAKEKLPLSMPVPFVVIHHSNIPPVCRDNRQCCQSMRVMQNFHMDDRHWWDIGYNFAVGGDGVAYEGRGWDVLGAHALHFNNVSIGICLIGDWSNSIPPTQQLKTAQALIAAGVEMGYIKNDYKLVGHRQVRDTDCPGNALFEEIQNWNHYSPFPSSENDLMKVFEQSGSR, from the exons ATGTTGTTCCTTCTCGCACTAATGCTGAGCTCACAGGGATTGGCAGCTGTTGTTGGAGCGCCTACTATGTTTACAA agaATCTTATAGGGAACGAAGTGCAAATATACGACTTTCCCTTTACAACACGAGCACAGTGGCAAGCGCGACCAGCTAAGGAAAAGTTACCATTATCTATGCCTGTGCCATTCGTAGTGATCCATCACTCGAATATACCACCAGTGTGCCGTGATAACAGACAATGCTGTCAATCTATGAGGGTAATGCAGAACTTCCACATGGATGACAGACATTGGTGGGACATTGGATACAA ttTTGCCGTAGGCGGAGACGGTGTGGCGTATGAGGGTAGAGGATGGGATGTCTTGGGTGCACATGCTCTGCATTTCAACAACGTTAGCATTGGAATATGTCTGATTGGAGATTGGTCAA atTCAATTCCACCGACTCAACAATTAAAAACAGCACAAGCGTTGATCGCAGCTGGAGTGGAAATGGGTTACATTAAAAACGACTACAAGTTAGTTGGGCACAGGCAAGTTAGAGACACTGATTGCCCTGGAAATGCTTTGTTCGAAGAAATCCAGAACTGGAATCATTACTCACCATTCCCATCTTCCGAGAACGATTTAATGAAGGTATTTGAACAGTCAGGATCTAGATAA